In the genome of Lacerta agilis isolate rLacAgi1 chromosome 2, rLacAgi1.pri, whole genome shotgun sequence, one region contains:
- the OGG1 gene encoding N-glycosylase/DNA lyase: MVILRASELLWSRAQLLLQRRRLRQEQHPRVHPEGGGGSCSSSSSSRSNGMDSRPAPLPRATPWRSLPCPRAQLRLDLVLCGGQTFRWSETSPGYWTGVLAGRVWTLTQSEEQLWYTLHEEEKEDGSREEDGLSEPPLKKGRKQAQPEAIRAGTSERPGGHLSGELARGTDGLTPSQILQDYFQLHVNLSALYQGWSYVDSHFREVAIKFPGVRVLRQDPVECLFSFICTSNNHLSRITNMIQHLCQVFGRRLCQLDTKTYHAFPSLQAMAGADTEARLRDLGFGYRARFVSESARAVLKTLGGAAGLQQLRAVPYEQARHALCTLPGVGAKVADCVCLMSLDKAEAVPVDTHIWQVAKRYYGQELGMGARSVTERVHREIGNFFRSLWGPYAGWAQAVLFCADLRKYQESSDPDAKHRCVKVARSTLPTLTS, encoded by the exons ATGGTGATTTTGCGGGCTTCGGAGCTGCTCTGGTCTCgcgctcagctgctgctgcaacGGCGGCGACTGCGGCAGGAGCAGCATCCCCGCGTCCACCccgaaggcggcggcggcagctgcagcagcagcagcagcagcagaagtaacGGCATGGACTCCCGCCCGGCCCCGCTGCCTCGCGCTACCCCCTGGCGCTCCCTGCCTTGCCCGCGCGCCCAACTCCGCCTCGACCTGGTGCTCTGTGGCGGGCAGACCTTCCG GTGGTCCGAAACCAGCCCTGGCTACTGGACTGGTGTGTTGGCAGGACGTGTCTGGACCCTGACCCAGTCAGAAGAACAGCTCTGGTACACGCTTcatgaagaggagaaggaggatggCAGCAGAGAAGAAGATGGTCTCTCTGAGCCACCGCTGAAGAAAGGCAGGAAACAGGCACAGCCCGAAGCCATCCGCGCTGGTACCAGCGAGCGCCCGGGCGGCCATTTGTCAGGAGAGCTGGCCCGGGGGACGGATGGGCTGACTCCCTCGCAGATCCTCCAGGATTATTTCCAGCTGCACGTCAACTTGTCTGCGTTGTACCAGGGCTGGTCCTATGTGGACTCTCACTTCCGAGAAGTGGCCATCAAGTTCCCAG ggGTGCGGGTGCTGCGACAGGACCCCGTAGAATGCCTCTTCTCCTTCATCTGCACCTCCAACAACCATTTGTCGCGCATCACCAACATGATCCAGCACCTGTGCCAGGTCTTTGGGCGCCGCCTCTGTCAGCTGGACACCAAGACGTACCACGCGTTCCCCTCGCTGCAGGCAATGGCAG GAGCAGACACAGAAGCCCGGCTGCGGGACCTTGGTTTCGGATATCGGGCGAGGTTTGTTAGCGAGAGTGCCCGCGCTGTTCTGAAGACGCTTGGGGGTGCTGCCGGCTTGCAGCAGTTGAGAGCCGTTCCTTATGAACAGGCTCGACATGCCTTGTGTACGCTGCCTGGAGTGGGAGCCAAG GTGGCTGACTGTGTGTGTCTCATGTCTCTGGACAAGGCGGAGGCCGTGCCGGTGGACACCCATATATGGCAGGTTGCCAAGCGGTACTACGGCCAAGAGCTCGGCATGGGGGCCCGCAGTGTGACCGAGCGGGTGCACCGAGAGATCG GGAACTTCTTCCGGAGCCTGTGGGGACCATATGCTGGATGGGCACAAGCG GTTCTTTTTTGCGCCGATCTACGAAAGTACCAGGAATCTTCCGATCCGGATGCCAAGCACCGCTGTGTCAAAGTTGCCAGGAGCACCCTTCCTACCTTGACATCGTAA